A part of Halobaculum sp. MBLA0143 genomic DNA contains:
- a CDS encoding type II secretion system F family protein, producing the protein MVLWLLPLVGALGLLVPLVLAQFDDDVEVFLTRVAVTFFGQYVARESDRKRDQQRRMRAAHVGDTHRSFAAQTLLFAAVLGLVGSVLGVYVIAGGLFALQVGGEAIAARLPPALSFVGEFDTVSDLGVVQLFPLLLVSSATFGTLFGAGTYYGRWLLVDNTAYARAGKIEATLPRTVAFVYALSRSGMAFPKVMNTLADNEDVYGEAARELGVAVREMETLGADPITAMDRLSERTPSDNMSEFAGNLSSVLGSGRNLSEFLRNQYQRYQDEAESQQEQYLEILSTMAEAYVTVLVAGPLFLITILVVIGLVLGQNTMVVLRFVVYLGVPLATLGFAVYIDSVSQRTRGAGAATESYTDPRTTALGGGDGDGGGPEPLATTGSVAVDGAGRPVATTDGGEEAAADGGTVTEETTADRWAESRQRLAAYDAVESYLSLLRRPGRLLRERPSVTAWVTVPVALVWILVRAGAVPADPLAAARTLDSPVVEGLVSVIGVYAAVYEYESRRTKRIESAVPDFLDRMASVNDAGMSVVESVETLSRDDVGALTPELRRTWRDVEWGADLATALHRLRERVNSVMMTRAVALTTNAVAASGDVAPVMEIAADEARSTQQLRRERRQVMATYMIVIYVSFFVFLAIVGALTASFLPAIESAELGGSLPGGGSVPGVGGGAGALSGIQNVNSAQYVVLFFHAAVVQGLSSGLIAGQLGEGNVRDGAKHVTLMLAVAYVVFTYVV; encoded by the coding sequence ATGGTGTTGTGGCTACTCCCGTTGGTGGGCGCCCTCGGGCTGCTCGTCCCGTTGGTGCTCGCGCAGTTCGACGACGACGTGGAGGTGTTCCTCACCCGCGTCGCGGTGACGTTCTTCGGGCAGTACGTCGCCCGGGAGAGCGACCGGAAACGGGACCAACAACGCCGGATGCGGGCGGCACACGTCGGCGACACCCACCGGTCGTTCGCCGCCCAGACGCTGTTGTTCGCGGCGGTGTTGGGGCTGGTCGGGAGCGTGCTCGGGGTGTACGTCATCGCCGGCGGGTTGTTCGCGCTCCAGGTCGGCGGCGAGGCCATCGCCGCCAGACTCCCCCCGGCGCTGTCGTTCGTCGGCGAGTTCGACACCGTCTCCGATCTGGGCGTCGTCCAACTGTTCCCGTTGCTGTTGGTGTCGTCGGCGACGTTCGGGACGTTGTTCGGCGCCGGCACCTACTACGGCCGGTGGCTCCTGGTGGACAACACGGCGTACGCTCGGGCGGGGAAGATCGAGGCCACCCTCCCGCGGACGGTGGCGTTCGTGTACGCCCTCTCGCGGTCCGGGATGGCGTTCCCGAAGGTGATGAACACGCTCGCCGACAACGAGGACGTGTACGGGGAGGCCGCCCGGGAGTTGGGGGTGGCCGTCAGGGAGATGGAGACGCTGGGGGCCGACCCCATCACGGCGATGGACCGGCTGTCCGAGCGCACTCCCTCGGACAACATGTCGGAGTTCGCGGGCAACCTCTCGTCCGTGTTGGGCAGTGGGCGCAACCTCTCGGAGTTTCTCCGCAACCAGTACCAGCGGTACCAGGACGAGGCGGAGTCACAACAGGAGCAGTACTTGGAGATCCTGTCGACGATGGCCGAGGCGTACGTGACGGTCCTGGTGGCCGGCCCGTTGTTCCTCATCACGATCCTGGTCGTGATCGGGCTCGTGCTCGGCCAGAACACGATGGTGGTGTTGCGGTTCGTGGTGTACCTCGGCGTCCCGTTGGCGACGCTGGGGTTCGCCGTCTACATCGACTCCGTCTCACAGCGGACCCGAGGCGCCGGCGCGGCGACGGAGTCGTACACGGACCCCCGGACGACCGCGCTGGGGGGTGGTGACGGGGACGGTGGCGGGCCCGAGCCGTTGGCGACGACGGGGTCGGTCGCCGTCGACGGCGCCGGTCGGCCGGTGGCCACGACCGACGGCGGGGAGGAGGCGGCGGCCGACGGCGGGACGGTGACGGAGGAGACGACGGCGGATCGGTGGGCGGAGAGTCGACAGCGGCTGGCGGCGTACGACGCCGTCGAGTCGTACCTGTCGTTGCTGCGCCGGCCGGGGCGACTCCTCCGCGAACGGCCGTCCGTGACGGCGTGGGTGACGGTTCCGGTGGCGCTCGTCTGGATCCTCGTCCGGGCGGGTGCGGTGCCGGCGGATCCGCTCGCGGCCGCCCGGACGCTCGACAGCCCAGTCGTGGAGGGGCTCGTCTCCGTGATCGGGGTGTACGCGGCCGTCTACGAGTACGAGAGCAGACGCACCAAACGGATCGAGTCGGCGGTGCCGGACTTCCTAGACCGGATGGCGTCCGTCAACGACGCCGGAATGTCCGTCGTGGAGAGCGTGGAGACGCTGTCGCGCGACGACGTGGGGGCGCTCACGCCGGAGCTACGCCGGACCTGGCGCGACGTGGAGTGGGGCGCCGACCTGGCGACGGCGCTCCACCGTCTCCGAGAACGAGTCAACTCCGTGATGATGACCCGGGCAGTCGCCCTGACGACGAACGCCGTGGCCGCCAGCGGCGACGTGGCGCCGGTGATGGAGATCGCGGCCGACGAGGCCCGCTCTACCCAGCAGCTCCGCCGGGAGCGCCGGCAGGTGATGGCGACGTACATGATCGTGATCTACGTCTCCTTCTTCGTGTTCCTGGCCATCGTCGGCGCGCTGACGGCGTCGTTCCTGCCGGCCATCGAGAGCGCGGAGCTGGGCGGCTCGCTGCCCGGCGGCGGCTCCGTCCCCGGGGTCGGCGGCGGCGCCGGGGCGCTGTCGGGGATCCAGAACGTGAACTCGGCGCAGTACGTCGTCCTGTTCTTCCACGCGGCCGTCGTCCAGGGGCTGTCCTCGGGCCTCATCGCCGGGCAACTGGGCGAGGGGAACGTCCGCGACGGAGCGAAACACGTCACACTGATGTTGGCCGTCGCCTACGTGGTGTTCACGTACGTGGTCTGA
- a CDS encoding NADH:flavin oxidoreductase: protein MSDGSPSPTLETPLSVGGVRLPNRLYRAPLLECAGNGPEAVDALIADLEPAAASGAGLLCQGATIVRERGGCAAPGMTRVHDPEFVAELERLTDAVHRHGARIAIQLEHGGLRSMETWHREYRREHPDLRQLAVSEPPWQLRALERAGFVAYDAHVLSTAEVYELAADFGRAAARAVDAGYDLIHLAGANMGIVHQFCSPFYNRRDDEFGDLGRFFEVVLAEIRDRAGDVPVMTKVPAETEAPPFVRRRRSVAETVRLCQRLAAAGYDALVPVNGSVFWDMSVIRGEFPDAAWRAERHRDGYTDAFGSRLRAAAVAAANWVESFQFDFEPAWNADLCRRVRDRVDVPVLLEGGVRERPRIDSLLGDACDAVGMARPFYAEPRLPARLLNDDGAAVVCENCNNCVVPQAAGEAGVCRTPAVLERAGRLRAEGAYEDDD from the coding sequence ATGTCTGACGGCTCGCCTTCCCCCACGCTGGAGACCCCGTTGTCCGTCGGCGGCGTGCGACTCCCCAACCGACTGTACCGTGCGCCACTGCTGGAGTGTGCCGGCAACGGCCCGGAGGCCGTCGACGCACTGATCGCGGACCTGGAGCCGGCGGCCGCGAGCGGCGCCGGCCTGCTCTGTCAGGGGGCGACCATCGTCCGCGAGCGGGGCGGCTGTGCGGCCCCGGGGATGACCCGCGTCCACGACCCCGAGTTCGTCGCCGAACTGGAGCGGCTGACGGACGCCGTCCACCGCCACGGCGCCCGGATTGCGATCCAGTTGGAGCACGGCGGACTCCGCTCGATGGAGACCTGGCACCGAGAGTACCGCCGCGAACACCCGGATCTGCGGCAGTTGGCCGTCTCGGAACCGCCCTGGCAGCTGCGGGCGCTCGAACGGGCGGGGTTCGTCGCCTACGACGCACACGTCCTGTCGACGGCAGAGGTGTACGAGCTGGCGGCGGACTTCGGCCGGGCAGCCGCCCGGGCCGTCGACGCCGGCTACGACCTGATCCACCTCGCGGGCGCCAACATGGGCATCGTCCACCAGTTCTGCTCCCCGTTCTACAACCGCCGTGACGACGAGTTCGGCGACCTCGGGCGGTTCTTCGAGGTCGTGCTCGCCGAGATCCGCGACCGGGCCGGCGACGTGCCCGTGATGACGAAGGTGCCCGCGGAGACGGAGGCGCCGCCGTTCGTCCGGCGGCGCCGCTCCGTCGCCGAGACCGTCAGACTCTGTCAGCGGCTCGCGGCGGCCGGCTACGACGCGCTCGTCCCGGTGAACGGCTCCGTGTTCTGGGACATGTCGGTCATCCGTGGGGAGTTCCCGGACGCGGCCTGGCGGGCGGAGCGTCACCGCGACGGCTACACGGACGCCTTCGGCTCGCGGCTGCGGGCCGCCGCAGTCGCGGCCGCGAACTGGGTCGAGTCGTTCCAGTTCGACTTCGAGCCGGCCTGGAACGCCGACCTCTGTCGGCGGGTCCGGGACCGTGTGGACGTGCCCGTGCTGCTAGAGGGCGGTGTGCGCGAGCGCCCTCGGATCGACTCGTTGCTGGGTGACGCCTGTGACGCCGTCGGGATGGCCCGCCCGTTCTACGCCGAGCCGCGGCTCCCCGCTCGACTGCTGAACGACGACGGGGCCGCCGTCGTCTGTGAGAACTGTAACAACTGTGTCGTCCCGCAGGCCGCCGGCGAGGCGGGCGTCTGTCGCACTCCGGCGGTGTTGGAGCGTGCCGGCCGGCTCCGCGCCGAGGGAGCCTACGAAGACGACGACTGA
- a CDS encoding succinylglutamate desuccinylase/aspartoacylase family protein, translating into MSAEPFAWDGGEVRPGETEHVRFPVSETYLGDPVETPVTVVCGERPGPTAFLTAAVHGDELNGVEVVREVAHDWNHADVHGTLVCLPVVNTQGFVSQERYLPVQDRDLNRAFPGSPDSTGAKRIAHRIYEQFLSQCDFGVDFHTSTRGRSNMFHVRADMNDEDVARLARAFGTNMIMDTDGSEGMLRRELSEAGVPTITVEMGEAHRFERHLIDHALAGVESVFGEYGVFPDREVRWPGWRTTVSGWEEKTWLRADVGGIVEVHADRGGLVHGGDRVCTITNPFKTEKTVVEAPFTGVVVGVLENPVVSPGNPLCHLASVEDDTRQAIEHARNGDGDPAGDVPAASE; encoded by the coding sequence ATGAGTGCAGAGCCGTTCGCCTGGGACGGGGGAGAGGTCCGTCCGGGCGAGACGGAACACGTCCGGTTCCCCGTCAGCGAGACGTACCTGGGCGACCCGGTGGAGACGCCCGTGACGGTCGTCTGCGGGGAACGACCCGGACCGACGGCGTTTCTGACCGCGGCCGTCCACGGGGACGAACTGAACGGGGTCGAAGTGGTGCGGGAGGTGGCCCACGACTGGAACCACGCCGACGTCCACGGCACACTCGTCTGTCTGCCGGTCGTCAACACGCAGGGGTTCGTCTCACAGGAGCGGTACCTCCCGGTGCAGGACCGGGATCTGAACCGTGCGTTCCCGGGGAGCCCCGACTCGACGGGTGCGAAACGCATCGCCCACCGGATTTACGAGCAGTTCCTCTCACAGTGTGACTTCGGGGTCGACTTCCACACCTCCACGCGCGGGCGGTCGAACATGTTCCACGTCCGAGCGGACATGAACGACGAGGACGTGGCACGGCTGGCGCGCGCCTTCGGGACGAACATGATCATGGACACGGACGGCTCCGAGGGGATGCTCCGCCGGGAGCTGTCGGAGGCAGGCGTGCCGACGATCACGGTGGAGATGGGTGAGGCCCACCGGTTCGAGCGCCACCTGATCGACCACGCGCTCGCGGGCGTCGAGAGCGTGTTCGGGGAGTACGGCGTGTTCCCGGACCGCGAGGTACGGTGGCCGGGGTGGCGCACCACCGTCTCCGGCTGGGAGGAGAAGACCTGGCTCCGGGCCGACGTCGGCGGCATCGTCGAGGTCCACGCCGACCGCGGCGGGCTCGTCCACGGTGGCGACCGGGTGTGTACGATCACGAACCCGTTCAAGACGGAGAAGACGGTCGTCGAGGCGCCGTTCACCGGCGTCGTCGTCGGCGTGCTGGAGAACCCGGTCGTCTCCCCCGGCAACCCCCTGTGTCACCTCGCCAGCGTCGAGGACGACACCCGACAGGCCATCGAACACGCCCGCAACGGCGACGGCGACCCCGCAGGCGACGTACCCGCCGCCTCCGAGTGA
- a CDS encoding class I SAM-dependent methyltransferase, which yields MAGFDGDEQTGQSGGDATGRRRAVAETYDRIADHFAETRHHPWPEVREFLADREGTVGLDLGAGNGRHAELLAERTDRVVALDASRALLAVARERATEREYDDRLAAVAGDAVRLPVRTDSVELGVYVATLHHVPTRTDRVASLSELARVLAPDGVAVVSVWSTAHDRFDREEGFDTTVDWTLPGGETVPRYYHVYDPAEFRADLADSRLTVRSTRVSSGNCYAVVTTSREEDTCSRPA from the coding sequence ATGGCAGGGTTCGACGGAGACGAACAGACGGGACAGTCCGGCGGAGACGCGACAGGACGGCGACGCGCGGTCGCGGAGACGTACGACCGAATCGCAGACCACTTCGCCGAGACCCGCCACCACCCGTGGCCGGAGGTGCGGGAGTTCCTGGCGGACCGCGAGGGAACCGTCGGGCTGGATCTGGGCGCCGGCAACGGTCGCCACGCCGAGCTGTTGGCCGAGCGGACGGACCGCGTGGTGGCCCTCGACGCGAGTCGGGCGTTGCTGGCGGTCGCCCGCGAGCGGGCCACGGAGCGGGAGTACGACGACCGGCTCGCGGCCGTCGCGGGCGACGCCGTCCGACTCCCGGTCCGGACGGACAGCGTCGAGTTGGGGGTGTACGTCGCCACGCTCCACCACGTCCCGACGCGGACCGACCGCGTGGCGTCGCTGTCGGAGTTGGCCCGCGTGCTCGCGCCCGACGGCGTCGCGGTCGTCTCCGTCTGGAGCACGGCCCACGACCGATTCGACCGCGAGGAGGGGTTCGACACGACCGTCGACTGGACGCTCCCCGGCGGCGAGACGGTCCCGCGGTACTACCACGTGTACGACCCCGCGGAGTTCCGGGCGGACCTGGCCGACAGCCGGCTGACCGTCCGTTCGACGCGGGTTTCGAGCGGCAACTGCTACGCGGTCGTCACGACGAGCCGGGAGGAAGACACTTGTAGCCGGCCCGCGTAG
- a CDS encoding winged helix-turn-helix transcriptional regulator produces MSSSSTAERVLDALEADAQASHAEIAERAGVSKPTVRKYIDQLEDDGVVVGYSAEVDPKKLSGRTIAFVGVEAESDRYVEATRGLKSLDAIERLYTSSGDHMFMAEVRAADGEDLGVVIDEEVLAVEGVEAAHPSVLQERLK; encoded by the coding sequence ATGAGTTCGTCGTCGACGGCCGAGCGCGTCCTCGACGCCCTCGAGGCCGACGCGCAGGCCTCTCACGCCGAGATTGCGGAGCGTGCGGGGGTGTCGAAGCCGACTGTCAGGAAGTACATCGACCAACTGGAGGACGACGGGGTGGTCGTCGGTTACTCCGCCGAGGTCGACCCCAAGAAGCTCTCCGGCCGCACGATCGCGTTCGTCGGGGTCGAAGCCGAGAGCGACCGCTACGTCGAGGCCACCCGGGGGCTCAAGTCCCTCGACGCGATCGAACGACTGTACACCTCCTCGGGCGATCACATGTTCATGGCCGAGGTGCGCGCCGCGGACGGCGAGGACCTCGGCGTGGTGATCGACGAGGAGGTGCTCGCCGTCGAGGGCGTCGAAGCCGCCCACCCGTCCGTTCTCCAGGAGCGTCTGAAGTGA